The Acidimicrobiales bacterium genome contains a region encoding:
- a CDS encoding ATP-binding protein: MDAVLSLPPDLDSAWRARRFVQGALNDGGVTGDTAWMVTLVAHELVTNAVQHARTDLLVQLGIGADTVRVEVHDDNPRCPVPTTPPRFATSGRGLALVTSVAEAWGVDADDGGKVVWATLRRRDLRAGARSSRSRLGGRWQPPGVVDPSADGLFVSA, from the coding sequence ATGGACGCCGTTCTCAGCCTTCCTCCGGACCTGGACAGCGCATGGCGCGCCCGGCGCTTCGTCCAGGGCGCCCTGAACGACGGCGGCGTCACCGGGGACACGGCCTGGATGGTGACGCTCGTCGCCCACGAGCTGGTCACCAACGCCGTCCAGCATGCCCGGACGGACCTCCTCGTCCAGCTCGGCATCGGCGCCGACACCGTGCGCGTCGAGGTCCACGACGACAACCCCCGCTGCCCCGTGCCGACGACGCCACCGCGCTTCGCCACGTCCGGTCGCGGCCTGGCGCTGGTGACCTCGGTGGCCGAGGCGTGGGGGGTCGACGCCGACGACGGCGGCAAGGTGGTGTGGGCGACCCTGCGCCGTCGGGACCTCCGGGCCGGCGCTAGGTCGTCGCGGTCACGCCTGGGCGGCCGTTGGCAGCCCCCGGGCGTCGTCGACCCCTCGGCCGACGGCCTGTTCGTCTCGGCCTGA
- a CDS encoding zf-TFIIB domain-containing protein: MNCPVDGATLEMSERQGVEIDYCPNCRGVWLDRGELDKIIERSESWSPPPEPRRDRDDDRHEPRRDDRSAVPYKKKKRSSFLSELFED, translated from the coding sequence GTGAACTGTCCCGTCGACGGCGCCACGCTGGAGATGAGCGAGCGCCAGGGTGTCGAGATCGACTACTGCCCGAACTGTCGGGGTGTGTGGCTCGACCGCGGGGAGCTCGACAAGATCATCGAGCGGTCGGAGTCCTGGTCGCCGCCGCCCGAGCCGCGGCGGGACCGCGACGACGACCGTCACGAGCCGCGACGCGACGACCGCTCGGCCGTCCCCTACAAGAAGAAGAAGCGGTCCTCGTTCCTGAGCGAGCTCTTCGAGGACTGA
- a CDS encoding DUF4242 domain-containing protein, which yields MPKFLIERSIPGAGQFSDDEVRAIAQKSNEVLAGLAPRVQWLHSYVTDDGIHCVYVADDEGAVLEHARGGGFPADKVRRVRRVIDPTTAEVA from the coding sequence ATGCCGAAGTTCCTTATCGAGCGCAGCATCCCGGGCGCCGGGCAGTTCAGCGACGACGAGGTCCGGGCCATCGCCCAGAAGTCCAACGAGGTCCTGGCCGGCTTGGCCCCGCGGGTCCAGTGGCTGCACAGCTACGTGACCGACGACGGGATCCACTGCGTCTACGTCGCCGACGACGAGGGCGCCGTCCTCGAGCACGCTCGCGGCGGCGGCTTCCCGGCCGACAAGGTCCGCCGCGTCCGCCGGGTCATCGACCCCACCACCGCCGAGGTGGCGTGA
- a CDS encoding AAA family ATPase: protein MHVRVRMLGGFEVDVDGVAVPADAWRSRRSRQLVALLALAPGHRLTPEQAMDSLWPDLDPRAARANLHKAASLARRATGSRDFVVLRGGAVVLCPGAAVDVDAERFSASAEAALRSGDAAACAEAAAGYSGDLLPEDRYEEWTLVERDRLRRLHVDLLRTAGRWADVVDTEPTDEAAHRALMREHLAAGRVHAAIRQYQRVRTALARELGLAPSAETTGLYREILGTAATGAVRPGLVGREIELVRAGAALRRAREGRPAAVLVEGPAGIGKTRLCEELADQAAADGWLVLRAAARESTRSLPYAPLTEAVGGLLLQRPDLGRALGDAERSLLARLDGTAAAAPSVPVHRQAVLHLVTHLLAAADATNGVLVVDDLHHADDATVELLHLLAGAPFPRGLLVVAGLRPGPPPPVRDLRDALVGGGVAVGIHLGPLRRPEIDDIVTGVRDGVPSRDELDLVWDLSGGNPFLALEVATSTDAVAAAPAGGVGAAIAARMRRLPTHTERALRRVALVAEELTADEFAALAGVGPDRALDDLVAATDAGVVARRGSSYRFRHDLVREELCRDVPPAQVTEAQLAAAERLAGLGAPAARVAHHLLAAGRGTDALPWLRRAVVDAFAVGAQADAVTLADRGLAVAPRDPELLAWRADALATVGDPGAPAAYAVAMAVAEPPARRSLAIRRAKTLVVAGDIPAALETLAGVDDVDPADRVQLLVARGLAWWCAGRLDDADEAGREARALAVETGDLRDFVDATMLTAMVAHERGTWPQRASLDLLDSTLRPDLATVVIDAHLCVAESYLYGGAPYEDVIAFATDLARRAGEAGAARAEAFAATLLGEAHLLRGDVAVATGHLRTAVARHRTVGVLCGEALTLQRLAEALLAAGDEDGARAALDEAFVAARGSPVGTRHLLDRIHGTAIRAARDASAAVDAVEEADRDLRGPLETCPPCSVNLSVPAAIACAAAGEVERAAGYLARSERVVAAFYPRGGWRAALDEARAAVARSSGDAAGAARLLQQAAEGFDRWGQRLDAGRCRLASSELSAGKV, encoded by the coding sequence GTGCACGTGCGGGTGCGGATGCTCGGCGGGTTCGAGGTGGACGTCGACGGCGTGGCCGTTCCCGCCGACGCGTGGAGGTCCCGGCGGTCGCGCCAGCTCGTCGCTCTCCTGGCGCTGGCGCCCGGTCACCGGCTGACGCCCGAACAGGCCATGGACAGCCTGTGGCCCGACCTCGACCCCCGGGCGGCGCGCGCCAACCTCCACAAGGCGGCGTCGCTGGCGCGACGGGCGACCGGGTCCAGGGACTTCGTCGTCCTCCGGGGCGGAGCCGTCGTGCTGTGCCCGGGCGCCGCCGTCGACGTCGACGCCGAGCGGTTCTCGGCCTCGGCCGAGGCGGCCCTGCGGTCCGGCGACGCCGCCGCCTGCGCCGAGGCGGCCGCCGGCTACAGCGGCGACCTGCTCCCCGAGGATCGCTACGAGGAGTGGACGCTGGTCGAGCGGGACCGGCTGCGGAGGCTCCACGTCGACCTCCTCCGGACCGCCGGGCGGTGGGCCGACGTGGTGGACACCGAGCCGACCGACGAGGCGGCCCACCGGGCGCTGATGCGCGAGCACCTGGCGGCCGGTCGGGTCCACGCCGCCATCCGCCAGTACCAGCGCGTGCGGACCGCACTCGCTCGCGAGCTGGGCCTCGCCCCGTCGGCCGAGACGACGGGGCTCTACCGGGAGATCCTCGGCACGGCCGCCACGGGCGCCGTCCGTCCCGGTCTGGTGGGACGGGAGATCGAGCTCGTGCGCGCCGGCGCCGCCCTGCGCCGGGCGCGCGAGGGCCGGCCGGCGGCGGTCCTGGTCGAGGGCCCGGCCGGCATCGGCAAGACCCGGCTCTGCGAGGAGCTGGCCGACCAGGCCGCCGCCGACGGGTGGTTGGTGCTCCGAGCAGCCGCCCGGGAGTCGACCCGGTCGCTGCCCTACGCCCCGCTCACCGAGGCGGTGGGCGGCCTGCTGCTCCAACGGCCGGACCTGGGCCGGGCCCTCGGTGACGCCGAGCGCTCCCTGCTCGCCCGCCTCGACGGCACGGCCGCAGCCGCGCCGTCGGTCCCCGTCCATCGCCAGGCGGTGCTCCATCTGGTCACGCATCTGCTGGCCGCCGCCGACGCGACGAACGGCGTCCTCGTCGTCGACGACCTGCACCACGCCGACGACGCCACCGTCGAGCTGCTCCACCTCCTCGCCGGCGCGCCGTTCCCGCGGGGCCTGCTCGTCGTCGCCGGCCTGCGGCCCGGCCCTCCGCCGCCGGTGCGCGACCTGCGCGATGCGCTGGTCGGCGGCGGCGTGGCCGTCGGCATCCACCTGGGGCCCCTGCGACGGCCGGAGATCGACGACATCGTCACCGGCGTCCGCGACGGCGTTCCCTCACGGGACGAGCTCGACCTGGTGTGGGATCTGAGCGGTGGGAACCCCTTCCTCGCCCTCGAGGTGGCCACCAGCACCGACGCCGTGGCCGCCGCTCCGGCGGGCGGGGTCGGCGCCGCCATCGCCGCCCGCATGCGACGGCTGCCCACCCACACCGAGCGGGCCCTGCGACGCGTCGCCCTGGTGGCCGAGGAGCTCACGGCCGACGAGTTCGCCGCCCTGGCCGGCGTGGGGCCGGACCGGGCGCTCGACGACCTGGTGGCGGCCACCGACGCCGGCGTCGTCGCCCGCCGCGGGTCGTCGTACCGCTTCCGGCACGACCTCGTCCGCGAGGAGCTGTGCCGAGACGTCCCGCCCGCCCAGGTGACAGAGGCCCAGCTGGCCGCCGCCGAGCGGCTGGCCGGCCTGGGTGCCCCCGCCGCCCGGGTGGCCCACCACCTCCTCGCCGCCGGTCGGGGCACCGACGCCCTGCCCTGGCTGCGGCGGGCCGTCGTGGACGCCTTCGCCGTCGGGGCCCAGGCGGACGCCGTCACCCTCGCCGACCGCGGCCTGGCCGTGGCACCTCGCGACCCGGAGCTGTTGGCTTGGCGGGCCGACGCGCTCGCCACCGTCGGCGACCCCGGCGCCCCCGCCGCCTACGCCGTGGCGATGGCCGTGGCCGAGCCGCCGGCCCGCCGGTCGCTCGCCATCCGGCGGGCCAAGACGCTCGTCGTCGCCGGCGACATCCCCGCCGCCCTGGAGACGCTGGCCGGCGTGGACGACGTCGACCCGGCCGACCGCGTCCAGCTTCTGGTCGCCCGAGGCCTGGCCTGGTGGTGCGCCGGCCGGCTCGACGACGCCGACGAGGCGGGGCGGGAGGCGCGGGCGCTGGCGGTCGAGACAGGCGACCTCCGCGACTTCGTCGACGCCACCATGCTGACCGCCATGGTCGCCCACGAGCGGGGCACCTGGCCGCAGCGGGCGTCGCTCGACCTGCTCGACTCGACCCTTCGCCCCGACCTGGCCACGGTCGTCATCGACGCCCATCTCTGCGTGGCCGAGTCGTACCTCTACGGCGGCGCGCCGTACGAGGACGTCATCGCCTTCGCCACCGACCTGGCCCGGCGAGCTGGCGAGGCCGGGGCGGCGAGGGCCGAGGCGTTCGCGGCCACGCTCCTCGGGGAGGCCCACCTCCTGCGGGGCGACGTGGCGGTGGCGACCGGGCACCTGCGCACCGCCGTGGCCCGGCACCGGACGGTGGGGGTCCTGTGCGGCGAGGCGCTCACTCTCCAGCGGCTGGCCGAGGCCCTGCTGGCGGCCGGCGACGAGGACGGCGCCCGGGCGGCGCTCGACGAGGCCTTCGTGGCGGCCCGGGGGTCGCCGGTGGGGACCCGCCACCTCCTCGATCGGATCCACGGCACGGCGATCCGGGCCGCACGCGACGCCAGCGCCGCCGTCGACGCCGTGGAGGAGGCGGACCGGGACCTCCGCGGGCCGCTGGAGACGTGCCCGCCGTGCTCGGTCAACCTCAGCGTCCCGGCGGCCATCGCCTGCGCGGCGGCCGGGGAGGTGGAGCGCGCCGCCGGTTACCTGGCGCGCAGCGAGCGCGTGGTCGCCGCCTTCTACCCCCGCGGCGGCTGGAGAGCAGCCCTCGACGAGGCCAGGGCCGCCGTGGCTCGCTCGAGCGGCGATGCGGCTGGTGCGGCGCGGCTGCTCCAGCAGGCGGCCGAGGGCTTCGACCGGTGGGGCCAGCGCCTCGACGCCGGCCGTTGCCGGCTGGCTTCCTCCGAGCTGTCGGCCGGGAAGGTTTGA
- a CDS encoding alpha/beta fold hydrolase, whose amino-acid sequence MVFAHGFGCDLHMWRYVAPAFEPDHRVVLFDHVGAGGSDLAAFDADRYATLDGYAGDVLEICAELGLQDVVFVGHSVSAMIGVLAAVREPSRFAKLVLVGPSPRYVDDDGHVGGFGRADIDELLDSLDSNYLGWSRAMAPVIMGRPDRPVAAAYRPAGAGDEVGGDFYDVFGTRGGAWVVVLGDVGGKGAEAAAVTALARYPLRATAIGDAAPARVLEDRADEVARAVVDEVVVFQEGVPRDDIALVVVGVPPAR is encoded by the coding sequence ATGGTGTTCGCCCATGGGTTCGGGTGCGACCTCCACATGTGGCGGTACGTGGCGCCGGCGTTCGAGCCGGACCACCGGGTCGTCCTCTTCGACCACGTCGGCGCCGGCGGCTCGGACCTCGCCGCGTTCGATGCCGACCGGTACGCCACCCTCGACGGATACGCCGGAGACGTGTTGGAGATCTGCGCCGAGCTGGGGCTCCAGGACGTGGTGTTCGTCGGCCACTCGGTGAGCGCCATGATCGGCGTGCTGGCCGCCGTCCGGGAGCCCAGCCGCTTCGCCAAGCTGGTGCTGGTCGGCCCGTCGCCCCGGTACGTGGACGACGACGGGCACGTCGGCGGGTTCGGCCGCGCCGACATCGACGAGCTGCTGGACTCCCTCGACAGCAACTACCTCGGGTGGTCGCGGGCCATGGCGCCGGTGATCATGGGGCGGCCCGACCGCCCCGTGGCCGCCGCCTACCGCCCCGCCGGCGCCGGCGACGAGGTCGGCGGGGACTTCTACGACGTCTTCGGGACACGCGGTGGTGCGTGGGTGGTGGTGCTGGGTGACGTCGGCGGGAAGGGAGCCGAGGCGGCCGCTGTGACGGCCCTCGCCCGCTACCCGCTCCGGGCGACCGCCATCGGCGACGCGGCGCCGGCACGGGTCCTGGAGGATCGCGCCGACGAGGTGGCACGGGCCGTCGTCGACGAGGTCGTGGTGTTCCAGGAGGGCGTCCCCCGGGACGACATCGCGCTCGTCGTCGTCGGCGTGCCGCCGGCGCGCTGA
- the soxR gene encoding redox-sensitive transcriptional activator SoxR, translating to MDDLTIGALSERTGVAPSALRFYEAERLISSSRTAGGQRRYRRDTIRRVSFVRIAQQVGLSLPEIRDALSSLPEGRTPDRRDWERLSASWRPRLDERIATLERLRDRLDGCIGCGCLSLSLCKLANPGDVAGEAGPGPRYLLGG from the coding sequence GTGGACGACCTGACCATCGGGGCCCTGAGCGAGCGGACGGGCGTCGCCCCTTCGGCGCTGCGCTTCTACGAGGCCGAGAGGCTGATCTCCTCGAGCCGTACCGCCGGTGGCCAGCGCCGGTACCGGCGCGACACAATCCGCCGCGTGTCGTTCGTCCGGATCGCCCAGCAGGTCGGTTTGTCGCTCCCAGAGATCCGGGACGCGCTGTCGTCGCTCCCCGAGGGGCGTACGCCCGACCGGCGGGACTGGGAGAGGCTGTCGGCGTCGTGGCGGCCCCGCCTGGACGAGCGCATCGCCACCCTCGAGCGCCTCCGGGACCGCCTCGACGGCTGCATCGGGTGCGGCTGCCTGTCGCTGTCGCTGTGCAAGCTGGCAAACCCGGGCGACGTGGCCGGCGAGGCGGGTCCCGGCCCGCGCTACCTCCTCGGCGGCTGA